In Atribacterota bacterium, the genomic window CTGTGTGGAAAACTGTCCCAACGAGGCTTTGACCTATGAATGAGATCCATGCACCATATCTTATCGTTGGTTTTTCGGTCGCAGGCCGCTGGGGAGCACGAGCCATCCAGGAAAAAAATGCTTTTACCCCCATCGTGGCTGTGAGTGAAGAACAGGGTTGGTACTCTCGGCCGTTGATTACCTATGCCTTAGGGGGAAATAATCCGAGTATTGAGCATTCCACGTGGTCACTTGATGCGACTTCGCTCAATATTCTTGAGGGAGACCGGGTGGAACATTTTGACTCTGAAAACCGGGTGGCATTTTTACGTTCAGGGAAACGGGTGTTTTTTGAAAAAGCGTTGCTCGCTCCAGGGGGTGTGCCCATTGTGCCTCCGCTTGAAGGTATCGCGGAATCCGGAGTTTTTACCTTTACTGGCAGAAGAGACTTAGAAAGAATGCTCCAGTTCTTAGAAACGGTCAAACCCAGACGGATCCTCATTTTGGGGGGAGGTTTTATCGGTCTTAAAACCTGTGAAGCCTTCATGCGTCGGGGTTTGGAAATTACCCTGGTAGAGCTCTCCTCGCGATTGCTTCCTCTCATGCTCGATGATGATGGATCGAGGTATGTGGAGAACGCCCTGGTTCAAGCTGGGGTGCAGGTAATACTTGGTGAAACGGTAACAGCGTTTGAAGGGAATGGGGAGAAGCTTGTCCGAGCCACCCTGAGAGAGGGAGGGTATACTCCGGTTGACTGTGCTGTGGTGGCCGTGGGAGTCAGACCGAACGTGGAGTGGTTGCGGGATTCAGGAATCGAAATTCAGAAGGGGATTCTCGTTGACGAGTTCCAGGAGACGTCGAAAAGGAGCATTTTCGCGGCGGGGGATGTTGCAGAAACCCGGCACCTTTTGACTGGAGAACGTGGTGTGGTGGCGATATGGCCGGAAGCGGTCCGGCAGGGAAAAGTTGCCGGTGCGAACATGGCTGGTGGACGAGTGACGTACCCGGGGAGCCTACCCTTGAATGCGCTTGATCTGGGAGGCATGGCTCTGGTTTCTGTGGGTTTGGTGAATCCTCCAGGTAATGGGGATTATGAAGCCCTGGTGCGCAAGGAAAAAAACGAGTACATGAAGGTGATTTTAAAAGACGAGCGGATTGTGGGTCTTGTGATGCTTGGAAAAATTGAGAAGAGCGGTCTCTATATCCGGTTGCTCCGGGAGCGCATACCGGTTACCAGTTTCAGGGAACGGCTGCTCGACCCCAAATTTAGCTTGGTGAGTTTACCCAGAGAATTTCGCAAAAGTTGGATAGAAGGAGTCGGGTTGGAAGTATGAAGGTTCTTGATTGTCGGGGAAAACATTACCGGGAGATCAACGCAACTTTAGAACAGTTGTGGCGGGAAGGAGTACAAGAAGTTGTGCTTCAGGGTGTCAATGGTCAACGGTATCTGGGTCGGGGTCTTTGGCGGGGTGAGATCGTTATCGAGGGAATCCCAGGTGATGACCTGGGCATGTTTTTGAACGGAGCCACCATCCGGGTACGAGGGAACGCTCAGGATGGGGTGGGAAATACCATGAACATGGGAAAAATTATTGTCGAGGGTGACGCTCGAGATATTGTTGGTTTTTCCATGAGGGGTGGAAAAATTTTTATTCGGGGTGATGTCGGGTATCGAGTTGGCATTCACATGAAATCGTATCTCGATGAGTATCCGGTTATCGTTTTTGGTGGTCAAAGTGGGGATTTTTTGGGAGAGTACATGGCTGGTGGTCTCATTGTGGTGCTGAATTTAGCCCATCGAAAGCCGGTTGAAGGAAGTTTTGTCGCTTCCGGGATGCACGGGGGAAAAATTCTCATCCGTGGTGAGTTGGATCGGCGTTTCCTGGGAGCAGGAATCAAAATGGAAAAAACGACTGAAGAGGATTGGAACGGCGTTGTTCACTATCTTCAGGAGTACTGTCAGGATTTGAATCTTCCTTTTACCTTTTCCAGTGAAGAGTTTGTGAGTATTGCTCCGCTCACGACTCGACCGTATGGGAAAATTTACGTCTACTAGCTGAATGTGTTGAAAGCGCTGTTGCTGTAGCGTCAAC contains:
- a CDS encoding FAD-dependent oxidoreductase, which encodes MNEIHAPYLIVGFSVAGRWGARAIQEKNAFTPIVAVSEEQGWYSRPLITYALGGNNPSIEHSTWSLDATSLNILEGDRVEHFDSENRVAFLRSGKRVFFEKALLAPGGVPIVPPLEGIAESGVFTFTGRRDLERMLQFLETVKPRRILILGGGFIGLKTCEAFMRRGLEITLVELSSRLLPLMLDDDGSRYVENALVQAGVQVILGETVTAFEGNGEKLVRATLREGGYTPVDCAVVAVGVRPNVEWLRDSGIEIQKGILVDEFQETSKRSIFAAGDVAETRHLLTGERGVVAIWPEAVRQGKVAGANMAGGRVTYPGSLPLNALDLGGMALVSVGLVNPPGNGDYEALVRKEKNEYMKVILKDERIVGLVMLGKIEKSGLYIRLLRERIPVTSFRERLLDPKFSLVSLPREFRKSWIEGVGLEV